The following are encoded together in the Plasmodium knowlesi strain H genome assembly, chromosome: 8 genome:
- a CDS encoding ubiquitin-protein ligase, putative: MIKIPSALATLLLYALKTIHGYNVIVNNTNFLFSGKDAHVGGDLKETWGGEAERVEWPGEGSALESAAAFLKSNWGVENRVESDHEQNDDVPSGQVHHFGSSNHNVDRQNEQSHQENQGGGNDGEDERSKMFNLAMELKDGLNNRKKNLNRSINIFEQLIRHKKDKITSSSYYELGKIHFIGYQNYFFSYKRNLKLSIHYLERASRMGNPAALHFLAFLYFFDFNVQGDGSGHKGGDKGGNRYEERSSLSHGDEKDEEGGPPGKKKKTHIIMRNPKRKNITRGKATSNDSNRNGNLPHTDPPASHNNRTSNTHIKTSIEYELQACAQNYTPSVLAIAYKYLYGINIKSSCEKAKEFYKSVAENVMNADYINVPLSEMDVLNVDNLSIQNEINNMKDNEEDVLEFLNEQIKGGDVMAMYDLGKKYKEERNFSKAFEYINEASKKNNALAQKEMGIIYLYGYGTERDVRKSIESFSKAAAAGDVESKCYLGYIYYFVDGHRDVQQALKYLVEAAKHDYGEAFFFLAEIILDVSIKKHHIADIVYRTIFKLYEHAADLGYVQAYFREAQLYEIGKGVQASCVNAALSYKFVAESTMWTNQIREGMNYYVQKDYIKAFYTYALAAYEGYEVAQSNLIYIYRTNGFNSFIKPEKIMQMLHLMYKQGNYKALYEIGNIYKQENKDSVAISYHRLGLNKGDLRNLVPLSVYYEKNMDPDRALKYLNYFLKQRTREKPSNSTKVEKIRTILESSLLYFRKFKLLFKSFYSTKQKKRE; this comes from the exons GGGGGTGACTTGAAGGAGACATGGGGGGGAGAAGCCGAACGGGTGGAGTGGCCTGGAGAAGGTAGTGCACTGGAGAGTGCCGCGGCATTTTTGAAAAGCAACTGGGGGGTGGAGAACCGTGTTGAAAGTGACCATGAGCAGAACGACGATGTGCCAAGTGGTCAGGTGCATCATTTCGGAAGTAGTAACCACAACGTGGATAGACAAAATGAGCAAAGCCACCAGGAAAACCAGGGAGGTGGCAACGACGGAGAGGATGAAAGATCCAAAATGTTCAATTTAGCTATGGAGCTCAAAGACGGATTAAAcaataggaagaaaaacctGAACAGGAgcataaatatttttgaacAACTCATCCGCCACaagaaagataaaataacTTCATCCTCCTATTATGAACTAGGAAAAATACACTTCATTGGTTAtcagaattattttttttcgtacaaAAGGAATTTAAAATTGAGCATTCACTATTTGGAAAGAGCTAGTCGAATGGGTAACCCAGCGGCTCTCCACTTTTTagctttcctttattttttcgatttcAACGTGCAGGGGGATGGGAGTGGCCACAAGGGTGGTGACAAGGGTGGTAACAGGTATGAGGAGAGGAGCAGCCTTTCACATGGTGATGAGAAGGACGAGGAAGGGGGCCCTcctgggaagaagaaaaaaacgcacataATTATGAGAAAcccgaaaaggaagaatatcaCCAGGGGAAAGGCCACTAGCAACGACAGTAACAGAAACGGTAACCTGCCACATACTGACCCTCCAGCTAGCCACAATAATAGGACAAGCAATACGCACATCAAAACTTCAATTGAATATGAATTACAGGCATGCGCACAGAACTACACCCCATCCGTTCTAGCCATAGCCTACAAGTACCTCTATGGTATTAATATCAAGAGCAGTTGTGAAAAGGCAAAAGAGTTCTACAAGAGCGTAGCGGAGAATGTTATGAACGCAGATTATATAAACGTGCCCCTCTCCGAAATGGATGTACTCAATGTAGACAACCTAAGCATACagaatgaaataaacaacATGAAGGATAACGAGGAAGATGTGTTGGAATTCCTGAACGAACAGATAAAGGGAGGAGATGTAATGGCTATGTACGATTtaggaaagaaatataaagaGGAACGGAATTTTAGTAAAGCATTTGAATATATTAATGAGGCATCTAAGAAGAACAACGCCCTGGCGCAGAAGGAGATGGGTATCATTTATCTTTATGGTTACGGAACCGAGAGGGACGTGAGGAAAAGCATCGAAAGTTTTTCTAAG gCCGCCGCCGCGGGAGATGTGGAGTCAAAGTGCTACCTCGGCTACATCTACTACTTCGTGGATGGCCACAGAGACGTGCAACAAGCGCTCAAGTACCTAGTGGAGGCAGCCAAACACGACTATGGAGAagccttcttcttccttgcGGAAATTATCCTGGATGTGTCAATAAAGAAACACCACATCGCCGACATCGTGTACCGCACCATTTTCAAGTTGTATGAACATGCGGCCGACCTGGGCTACGTGCAGGCCTACTTCCGTGAAGCTCAGCTCTACGAAATAGGAAAAGGGGTGCAGGCATCCTGCGTCAATGCCGCCCTGTCCTACAAGTTCGTCGCAGAGAGTACCATGTGGACCAATCAAATTAGGGAAG GCATGAACTATTACGTACAGAAGGATTACATAAAGGCCTTCTACACCTACGCCCTGGCAGCGTATGAAGGATATGAGGTTGCACAGAGCAATTTAATATACATCTACCGAACGAACGGGTTCAACAGTTTCATCAAGCCAGAGAAAATCATGCAGATGCTGCACCTCATGTATAAGCAGGGCAATTACAAAGCCTTGTACGAAATtggaaatatatacaaacaAGAGAATAAAGACAGCGTGGCAATTAGCTACCACAGGTTGGGTTTGAACAAGGGAGACTTGCGCAACCTCGTTCCTCTCTCTGTATACTATGAAAAGAATATGGATCCGGATAG GGCCCTCAAATACCTGAATTACTTTCTGAAGCAGAGGACGAGGGAGAAACCTTCCAACAGCACGaaggtggagaaaataagaacCATCCTGGAAAGCTCCTTGTTGTACTTTCGTAAATTTAAGttactttttaaaagtttCTACTCGacgaaacagaaaaaaagggagtag
- a CDS encoding Ras-like G protein, putative — MPATGVVRNLYFRISIVGAVNSGKSSLHNRLMKQLSATYKESLVHHEANYSINMNENPFKVGNTKCLMTDTLGMNEQMMMKLQLYNHKRYEGYNEPNKIINEYLHIIRSSHLIFFCVKYSEVRESDILAYNIVKDIFMSRENLITVMFDENVLRNGRHGVQDDVMVRDSKYNFLNAFEYFSNVVFFPKGLIWKDEGEDLVELIGRKVREEVSRQLTEGATHKGGDHHEDTTKDGAKVDHPTCNSQENCTNDQVRDLVDESLRIFRPKLSEETRNYFYKYVDLRKKEKSDERMFNDFLSERILGQSLKKLTRKELVSRGAVGEATIDTKHNNTSNNTTANTNNNTSNNTSNNTSNNTTANTNNNTGNNTGNNTGNNTGNNTGNNTVVTNGNSPPNADVDATYPLSDNFERKRKVAAKVKNKRMRLLQAIVSGQGGVNPYELLKLTGAEEATPQEGTTQDEVTTHEEGTTQDEVTTHEEGTAQDEVTTHEEDTTQDEVTTPEEGTTHLHVCILGERNCGKTTLMEAILKRPIVRDEDVVELFGRKKYINKDQTTEHKNVEITVADTCSLTKQHRFRGEDTYHHESKQVFTNVHKSNICVYVKEAKENTISLSKEDKKIMFYLLKKKKNIIFVVTKIDTILSNFEEKKNEFLSSFSSSFNDIPVVFLNPNNKMHLQNLLNRIVHIHKMSYVRIPTSILNLFLIRFLQLFPIPWVRKKKCNFKYIRQVNTNPVTFLIFTNLYHNIPNNYLSFFKKRLKDEFHLRGVNIQFIFRTTCDNANSRRSRFVRAGGKIM, encoded by the coding sequence ATGCCCGCCACGGGGGTGGTAAGGAACCTGTATTTCCGGATAAGCATTGTGGGAGCAGTGAACAGTGGCAAGTCGTCCCTTCACAACCGACTGATGAAGCAACTCAGCGCCACGTACAAAGAATCGCTTGTACACCATGAGGCAAATTATTCTATTAACATGAATGAAAATCCATTTAAAGTAGGAAATACAAAATGCCTTATGACAGACACACTGGGGatgaatgaacaaatgatgatgaagcTACAACTGTATAACCACAAGAGATACGAAGGATATAACGAACCTAACAAAATCATCAATGAATATTTGCACATCATCCGAAGTAGccacttaatttttttctgcgtaAAATATTCCGAAGTTAGGGAGAGCGATATTTTAGCATATAATATTGTTAAAGATATTTTCATGTCGAGAGAAAACTTGATTACTGTAATGTTTGACGAGAATGTCCTGAGGAATGGAAGGCATGGAGTGCAGGATGACGTGATGGTAAGGGATAGtaaatacaattttttaaacgcCTTTGAGTATTTTAGTAACGTtgtcttttttccaaaaggaTTAATCTGGAAAGACGAGGGAGAAGACTTGGTGGAACTCATAGGGCGGAAGGTTAGGGAGGAAGTGAGTCGCCAATTGACTGAGGGGGCAACCCACAAGGGGGGGGACCATCATGAAGATACGACGAAGGATGGCGCTAAGGTGGACCACCCCACATGTAACTCTCAGGAAAACTGCACAAACGACCAAGTGCGAGACCTGGTAGACGAGAGCCTGCGCATCTTCCGCCCAAAGCTCAGCGAAGAAACGAGGAATTATTTCTATAAATATGTGGATctgaggaaaaaggaaaagtcgGATGAGCGTATGTTTAATGATTTTCTGAGCGAAAGGATTTTAGGGCAGTCGCTGAAGAAGTTAACGAGGAAGGAGTTGGTCTCTCGCGGGGCAGTTGGCGAAGCGACCATCGATACGAAGCACAACAACACAAGCAACAACACAACAGCCAACacaaacaacaacacaaGCAACAACACAAGCAACAACACAAGCAACAACACAACAGCCAACACAAACAACAACACTGGCAACAACACTGGCAACAACACTGGCAACAACACTGGCAACAACACTGGCAACAACACTGTCGTAACCAACGGTAACAGCCCTCCTAACGCAGATGTCGATGCCACTTACCCGCTGAGCGACAACTTCGAGCGGAAGAGGAAAGTCGCCGCGAAGgtgaagaacaaaaggaTGCGGCTCTTGCAGGCAATCGTAAGTGGACAGGGAGGGGTCAACCCCTACGAACTGTTGAAACTCACTGGCGCGGAGGAAGCCACTCCTCAGGAAGGTACAACGCAAGATGAAGTCACTACCCATGAGGAAGGTACCACGCAAGATGAAGTCACTACCCATGAGGAAGGTACCGCGCAAGATGAAGTCACTACCCATGAGGAAGATACCACGCAAGATGAAGTCACTACCCCTGAGGAAGGTACCACACATTTGCATGTCTGCATCCTGGGCGAAAGGAACTGCGGAAAAACGACACTGATGGAGGCCATCCTGAAAAGGCCTATCGTGCGCGATGAAGATGTAGTCGAGCTCttcggaaggaaaaaatacattaacaAGGACCAAACAACAGAacacaaaaatgtagaaataaCGGTAGCAGACACTTGTAGCCTAACGAAACAACACAGATTCAGAGGGGAGGATACGTACCACCATGAGAGCAAACAAGTATTTACCAATGTCCACAAAAGTAACATCTGCGTGTACGTAAAGGAAGCAAAAGAAAACACCATAAGCCTAAGTAaggaggataaaaaaataatgttttatcttttgaaaaaaaaaaaaaatattatttttgtggTAACCAAAATAGACACCATCTTGTCAAATttcgaagagaaaaaaaatgaattcctATCGTCCTTCTCGTCTTCCTTCAATGATATACCTGTGGTTTTCTTAAACCCAAACAATAAAATGCACCTGCAAAATTTGCTTAATCGGATTGTTCATATACACAAGATGAGTTACGTACGAATCCCCACTTCTATTTTAAATCTCTTTCTAATTAGATTCCTCCAGTTATTTCCTATCCcttgggtaaggaaaaaaaaatgtaacttcAAGTATATTAGACAAGTGAACACCAACCCAGTCACCTTCCTCATCTTCACCAACCTCTACCACAACATCCCGAACAACTActtatccttttttaagaaaagaTTGAAAGATGAATTTCACTTGAGAGGTGTTAATATTCAGTTCATCTTTCGCACTACTTGTGATAATGCCAACTCCAGACGGAGTCGGTTTGTGCGTGCCGGGGGAAAAATCATGTAG
- a CDS encoding YGGT family protein, putative, whose amino-acid sequence MKVKIVLMLFLFYVANANVLSKNSNIFKFKAFIIPSQNIRYKILNLQNRSIKKIKEIQKSFKTNIFVSKQIKDFSKRVDAFKLHLISSPTLSIAIKYFKDNVKILKLSALHFVRIYKFIIYIRCLLEWLPQINPHLNPFSYIFTYTNSYVQFFHKYVPNVFGIDLSGVFSWLFLEMIESYLS is encoded by the exons atgaaagtgaAGATCGTACTGATGTTGTTTCTGTTTTATGTGGCAAATGCAAATGTACTTAGCAAGAATTCCAACATTTTCAAGTTTAAAGCTTTTATTATTCCCTCACAAAATATCCgatacaaaattttaaacctACAAAACAGAAGCATTAAAAAGATTAAAGAAATCCAAAAGAGCTTCAAAACTAACATTTTTGTGAGCAAACAAATCAAG GATTTCTCTAAAAGAGTAGATGCTTTCAAGTTGCACCTAATAAGCAGCCCTACCCTGTCCATAGCTATTAA ATATTTTAAAGATAATGTAAAAATCTTGAAGTTGTCCGCTTTGCACTTCGTGAG AATATACAAATTTATAATTTACATCAGATGCCTGCTAGAGTGGTTGCCCCAAATCAACCCCCACCTCAACCCCTTTTCGTACATTTTCACCTACACGAATAGCTACGTCCAGTTTTTCCAT AAATACGTTCCAAACGTTTTTGGAATAGACCTGAGTGGTGTCTTTTCCTGGCTCTTTCTCGAAATGATTGAGAGTTATTTGTCTTAG